A window of Lytechinus variegatus isolate NC3 chromosome 15, Lvar_3.0, whole genome shotgun sequence contains these coding sequences:
- the LOC121429027 gene encoding pre-mRNA-splicing factor ATP-dependent RNA helicase DHX16-like produces MASGNLDQWVKDELYDVLGISDRYIAEFLVGLAKRASSSSDLVQRIRQTGTIDISDGVVRFAGELFNKIPRKQQAVNPNRLKEKQAIEQELKNRSYKLLSDDEEEEEQLVRMVREKRQKTTGKKRQHIRKQKQESSDEDSEPEPKRQAHIKKESSSESDSTEDEEKERRRDLEERDAFAARLRDKDKERTRKKTDKSSKKDLAEAKRRLEKAEEDRRMIVPDLRKESRQKYLKMRREDKLKELEADIHDEEYLFAQESLTERERKEMKYKKTVLNLAKEHKSAGEKEREGRYYMPKDDEKPSERYVEPVGEEGAANYEQKRWEDEHVRKGEMHFGAKDAKQRHKQKEYDLVVDDFEEIEFVAAFTAPGTIKESDDDEDDDEPKMSALERKKQSIQEVRRSLPIYPFRDDLISAIKDHQVLIIEGETGSGKTTQITQYLHEAGFTKKGMKIGCTQPRRVAAMSVAARVAEEMGIKLGNEVGYSIRFEDCTSDRTIIKYMTDGMLLREFLGEPDLASYKVLIVDEAHERTLHTDILFGLVKDIARFRPDLKLLISSATLDTEKFAEFFDDAPIFRIPGRRYPVDILYTKAPEADFLDACVISVLQIHLTQPDGDCLVFLTGQEEIETCMEMLQERVKKLGNKVKELLVLPIYSTLPSDLQARIFEPTPPGARKVVLATNIAETSLTIDGIIYVIDPGFCKQKSYNARTGMESLVVTPISKASANQRAGRAGRVAAGKCFRLYTAWAFKNELEENTIPEIQRTNLGNVVLLLKSLGINDLIHFDFMDPPPHETLVLALEQLYALGALNHKGELTKMGRRMAEFPVDPMLAKMILASEKYKCSEEILSITAMLSVNNAIFYRPKDKIVHADNARVNFFTPGGDHLTLLNVYNQVRFYFCSSSRYFLWLEFTKLRKLEMRFARKSQFLKYTESRKFLKTCGRMEKTPNFTENAVFEAKKITRSERKIMKIIQENG; encoded by the exons ATACCGAGGAAGCAGCAAGCAGTAAATCCCAATAGATTGAAAGAGAAGCAAGCGATAGAACAAGAATTGAAGAATAGGTCGTACAAGCTCCTTTCGGAtgatgaggaagaagaagagcaACTGGTTAGAATGGTCAGAGAGAAg AGACAGAAGACTACTGGTAAAAAGAGACAGCACatcagaaaacagaaacaaGAGAGTAGTGATGAAGATAGCGAGCCAGAGCCCAAGAG GCAAGCTCATATTAAGAAGGAGTCAAGTTCAGAATCTGATAGTACGGAGGATGAAGAGAAGGAGAGGAGGAGGGATTTAGAGGAGAGAGATGCATTCGCTGCCAGATTGAGAGACAAGGATAAAGAACGAACAAGGAAGAAAACTGATAAGAGCAGCAAGAAG GACTTGGCCGAGGCCAAGCGAAGATTGGAAAAGGCCGAGGAGGACCGGAGGATGATAGTACCAGACCTTAGGAAGGAGTCCCGTCAGAAGTACCTGAAGATGAGGAGAGAGGATAAACTGAAGGAGTTGGAGGCCGACATTCATGATGAGGAATATCTCTTTGCACAGGAAAG tTTAACAGAGCGGGAGAGAAAAGAGATGAAGTATAAGAAGACTGTGCTGAATCTTGCCAAGGAGCACAAAAGCGctggagagaaagaaagagaaggaagatACTATATGCCAAAAGATGATGAG AAACCATCAGAGCGTTATGTGGAACCCGTGGGAGAGGAAGGAGCAGCGAACTATGAACAGAAGAGGTGGGAGGATGAACATGTTCGTAAAGGGGAGATGCACTTTGGAGCTAAAGATGCTAAGCAAAGGCACAAG CAAAAGGAATATGATCTAGTGGTCGATGACTTTGAAGAGATCGAGTTTGTTGCTGCCTTCACTGCACCTGGAACCATCAAAGAG AgcgatgatgacgaagatgatgatgaaccTAAGATGTCGGCtttagagagaaagaaacaatCCATTCAGGAGGTTAGAAGGAGTCTTCCAATCTATCCATTCCGTGATGATCTGATCTCGGCTATCAAGGATCATCAAGTCCTGATCATAGAGGGCGAGACGGGATCAGGAAAGACCACACAGATCACACAGTATCTGCATGAGGCC GGATTTACCAAGAAAGGAATGAAGATtggttgcactcaacccaggaggGTTGCTGCTATGAGCGTAGCTGCAAGAGTTGCAGAAGAGATGGGCATCAAACTCGGCAATgag gTTGGGTATAGTATTAGGTTTGAAGACTGCACTTCTGATCGTACAATCATCAAGTACATGACTGACGGTATGCTCCTCAGGGAATTCCTTGGGGAACCTGATCTCGCTAGCTACAA GGTACTAATTGTTGATGAAGCTCACGAAAGGACTCTCCATACTGATATTCTCTTTGGTTTGGTTAAAGACATCGCAAGATTCAGACCAGACCTGAAGCTGCTTATCTCTAGTGCTACGCTTGACACAGAAAAATTTGCTGAA TTCTTTGATGATGCTCCAATCTTCAGGATACCTGGAAGACGCTACCCTGTAGACATCTTATATACCAAA GCACCTGAGGCTGATTTCTTAGATGCCTGCGTGATCTCAGTTCTTCAAATTCACCTGACGCAACCCGATGGTGATTGTCTGGTCTTCTTGACCGGTCAAGAGGAGATTGAGACGTGTATGGAAATGCTTCAG GAGCGGGTTAAGAAGCTTGGTAACAAGGTGAAAGAACTCCTGGTCCTACCCATCTACTCCACCCTCCCCTCAGACCTTCAGGCCCGCATCTTTGAGCCCACTCCTCCTGGGGCGCGTAAGGTTGTCCTGGCAACCAACATCGCAGAGACGTCCTTGACGATAGATGGCATCATCTATGTGATTGATCCAGGGTTCTGCAAACAGAAGAGCTACAATGCAAGGACGGGCATGGAGTCCTTGGTAGTTACGCCAATCTCAAAG gcatcagccaatcagagagCTGGTCGAGCTGGGCGTGTGGCCGCAGGAAAGTGTTTCCGTCTCTACACAGCATGGGCCTTCAAGAATGAATTAGAAGAGAACACTATACCTGAG ATTCAGAGGACCAACCTCGGTAACGTGGTCCTCCTCCTCAAGAGCCTTGGTATCAACGATCTGATCCACTTTGACTTTATGGACCCTCCCCCTCACGAGACCCTGGTCCTGGCCCTGGAGCAGCTCTATGCCCTCGGTGCACTCAACCACAAAGGTGAACTCACCAAGATGGGCCGCAGGATGGCAGAGTTTCCTGTGGATCCCATGTTGGCCAAGATGATATTAGCATCAGAGAA GTATAAGTGTTCAGAGGAGATCCTCAGCATTACTGCCATGCTGTCTGTCAATAATGCTATCTTCTACCGACCCAAAGATAAGATAGTCCACGCTGACAACGCAAGGGTTAACTTCTTCACTCCTGGCGGTGACCATCTCACGCTACTCAATGTTTACAATCAGgtaagattttatttttgttcctcATCTAGATATTTTTTATGGCTAGAATTCACAAAGCTTAGGAAGTTGGAGATGAGGTTTGCGAGAAAGTctcaatttttgaaatatacagaaagcagaaaatttttaaagACTTGTGGAAGAATGGAGAAAACACcaaattttacagaaaatgcCGTTTTTGaggcaaaaaaaattacaagaagtgaaaggaaaatcatgaaaataatccAAGAAAACGGTTGA
- the LOC121428517 gene encoding toll-like receptor 13, with translation MIRLDRNDLISFPDFVFWGLNQTNILKLGHNKISSLSNCTFCGLDQLIELDLSDNNLKYLPEGMFFCNKVLQKLRLNQNKIKSWSGSTVSNLCSLNHLDLSDNKIQNIDKGTQTLPSLEYLDLSFNKILYFGIFFLQTNLKILNISNNGLLRILPNTFSGLTNLKELYLTNELLTEYTKPFQDLSNLRILDLSSAIQKPTSDTKLFANLTSLTRLFLCKNNLHSRHLFDTLTSRSLFTSLETLLTLDLRENDLDMLAPGTFNPLKKLEILLLSQSSVKVLFTGVFEGLTSLKALDLSDNYISSISDDVFPIQSQLSVLNMSNNNLGIISMTLFNINPDFQSLYIQQNKITTIKRGTIFPKNFTIDASRNPLGCTCDLRWFVKWLRLSNVEVIHPNDTLCSQSSIKDMVESPILSFNPDKYCGINILLITSVSLTGILVVALSLLAYWKRWWFNYKAFLLRLAICGYEEMVQDFEDHDYEYQLNLMFQEEDQEWVDDVMKPVLQERFPHLERVVFGDNDLHLGMFYINALHYAVENSFKTVLLLSNNSVREAWFITKVRIALEELNDSRLDKVILFFLEDIDDDNLPYLVRLFLSKNKPYMLWTDDEDGQELFWAQFEKSMRSNKELNSVIPV, from the coding sequence ATGATACGTCTTGATCGGAATGATCTGATCTCCTTCCCAGATTTTGTGTTTTGGGgattaaatcaaacaaatatccTTAAACTGGGCCATAATAAGATTTCTTCTTTATCTAACTGTACATTTTGTGGACTAGACCAGTTGATTGAATTAGATTTATCagataataatttaaaatatttaccTGAAGGCATGTTCTTCTGTAATAAAGTCTTACAAAAATTAAGACTTAatcaaaataagataaaaagcTGGTCTGGAAGTACAGTTTCTAATCTATGCTCTTTGAATCACTTAGACCTAtctgataataaaatacaaaatattgataaaggtACCCAAACACTTCCCTCATTAGAATATCTAGATCTTTCtttcaacaaaattttatattttggtatttttttcctACAAACCAATCTCAAAATACTGAACATATCTAACAATGGTTTGTTAAGGATTTTACCTAATACCTTCTCAGGACTAACCAACCTAAAAGAGCTCTACCTCACCAATGAACTATTGACCGAATATACCAAACCTTTCCAAGACCTGAGCAATCTTCGCATATTGGACTTATCATCTGCAATACAGAAACCAACTTCTGATACCAAACTGTTTGCAAATTTAACATCTCTTACCAGACTGTTTTTATGTAAAAACAACTTACATAGCAGACATTTATTTGATACTTTGACTTCTCGATCCCTATTTACAAGTCTTGAAACTTTGTTGACACTGGACTTGAGAGAGAATGACCTGGATATGTTAGCACCAGGAACTTTCAACCCCCTCAAAAAACTTGAGATACTGCTGCTTTCTCAGTCATCAGTAAAAGTGTTGTTTACTGGTGTTTTTGAAGGTTTGACTTCTCTTAAAGCATTGGATCTCAGTGACAATTATATCTCATCAATTTCTGATGATGTATTTCCAATACAATCTCAGCTTAGTGTTTTGAACATGAGCAATAACAATCTTGGTATTATTTCCATGACCCTATTCAATATAAACCCAGATTTTCAAAGTCTTTACattcaacaaaacaaaataactaCAATAAAACGAGGGacaatatttcccaagaatttCACAATAGATGCATCAAGAAATCCTTTAGGCTGCACTTGTGACTTGCGTTGGTTTGTGAAGTGGCTACGCCTCAGCAACGTTGAAGTCATCCATCCAAATGATACACTTTGCTCACAATCTTCCATCAAAGACATGGTAGAATCACCAATCCTGTCATTCAATCCAGATAAATACTGTGGCATCAACATCCTGCTTATCACAAGTGTGTCTTTGACAGGTATTCTGGTTGTAGCACTTTCTTTGTTAGCATACTGGAAGCGATGGTGGTTCAACTACAAGGCGTTCCTTCTTCGACTTGCCATTTGTGGCTACGAGGAGATGGTCCAGGACTTTGAGGACCATGATTACGAGTACCAGCTCAATTTAATGTTCCAAGAGGAAGACCAGGAATGGGTCGATGATGTCATGAAGCCAGTTCTACAGGAAAGGTTTCCTCATCTTGAGAGAGTGGTCTTTGGTGACAACGACCTCCACCTTGGAATGTTCTACATAAACGCTCTCCATTATGCTGTTGAGAACAGCTTCAAGACTGTTCTCTTACTAAGCAACAACTCTGTACGTGAAGCCTGGTTTATTACCAAGGTACGTATAGCCCTAGAGGAACTCAATGACAGCAGACTGGACAAGGTCATACTGTTTTTCCTTGAGGATATTGATGATGACAATCTCCCATACCTGGTCAGGTTGTTCCTGAGTAAGAACAAACCTTACATGCTGTGGACAGATGATGAGGATGGCCAAGAACTATTCTGGGCACAGTTTGAGAAAAGCATGAGGTCCAATAAGGAACTCAATAGTGTTATCCCTGTTTAA